atgggcctacCGAAATCAATTTTTGGCTATCTGAACAACATTGGTTTGTGAGAACAAAGTTGGGCTTGACCCAATAACATATGGGCCTACCAGAATCAATTTTGGGCTATCTGAACAACATTGGCATGTGGGAACAATTTTAggctcgacccaacaacaaatgggctaAATTCATTTTTTGAAGAAATAATTTGTCACAATTGTCATACCACATCGGATGCCACATTAGATTCTATCCACCGTGGCAAAACAATGGGATCCAACTTATGACGTTTCTGTTTGACGATTTGTAGGCGTCATAATCTTAATGACGCAACGAAATGAGGAATGTCACTAGTCGCGGTTTATGATGCTTGACTAATGATGAAGGATTTCATAACTCAAGcgtcataaatcacggtttatgatgcaaaaaagcgtgcatgacactttttggttcgtcaTACACCGGAAGATTTCTTATAGTAGGGCCCGCACCGACCTGCTAGGATGTGAGGACCCCTCCCTTCATTTCTTTCTGTAAAACTGGTCCCTAACATagggcctgttcggctggacttataagccggctaaaaagctgaaacggctgatttgttgtgagacaaaaatactgttcggtggctgataagccagctgataagctgaagcgaataggctGATAAATAAGGGGAAACCgaccctctttctctctctctctccacacaTACACATGCATGCGTGCACGTGCACACACAGGCACATGCACGCACACACACGCGCCCACACACACACTGGTCTCTTGTTCTCCCCTCCCTTGCAAGCACCCCATTGTAATCTCCGAGTTCTCGAGCTTGAGGAACATGAACCACTGCTCTCAACCTGGCCTTGGGCTTCCATCCAAACCAGTATAATCCCTCGAATTTGAGAGCTATCCATTGATTGCCAGGGACACGCAATGCATATATACTTGTTTGCAGTATGAATCACCGACAATGATTTTATGTAGATCAAAATCATGACACAAGTAGAGAGTAACTTATGAGTACAGTGAACAATATATAGCTTACGaaaaataacatatttattaataaatatttgaataattaaatatacacaataaacataaataaatattaccaaaaatatattaaacTTTTAATAAGAAAATAAGTAAGCAGtataaatataatttatatATGAAGTAGGTAAAATAATGTATTAAAAATTAATATAATTAGTCATATTAGAATTAATTAAACTTTATCATTATATATCACTAGTATATTTGATTAACATGATTAGTCATTTGTCATATAgataatttttaatattttgaaTGGAGTACATCGTTACTTTCTTAGTATTATTAACAAtaacatcatttatcattagTAGTTAGTCATAGAAACAAGTTTGGATACAGATAATGTAGGAAGTTTCACATTTCCTCGAATACGAATCCGAAACCGAATAGAACAAATACTTAAAATCGGATCCGATACATTCATTTAACATCTATATTATATTTAAATATGAATATGAATATTTATATTGGTATTTTTAGCGGATACGAATTTGGATAATTCAAACTTTCAAACATAGCCAGGTCACAAGTCCAGGCCAACGGTACCAGCCGAGTTTGATGCCGTGAGCACTAGGAAGCGATGTCATGACTACCGTGTCAACAATGTCGCtgatcactacgggaaacagtagatttgctgagtgcccagggcactcggcgaagctccaaaaatactcggcaaaggctttaccgagtgttacactcggcgaacaacaCTCGGCATCGATTTACTCGGCAAacgtttctttgccgagtgttttttgtcgggcactcggcaaacactttgccgagtgctaaaccGACTCTCGGCAAAAAAAAGGTAAGCGACGGGGAGAAGACGGTGACGACAGCTTTGACGAGTGTCTAAcggcaaaaacactcggcaaagtcttgcctctttgccgagtgccagctgccaaagcactcggcaaagtctgcttctttgccgagtgccagttGCCAAAACGCTCGGCAAAGCCTGCCTCTTTCCCGAGTGTCATCGGGcataaacactcggcaaagaggcaagatttgccgagtgtcaatccTGACACCCGGCAAAGCCTTGTGTCCTGGACCAGATTTTGGcatctttgccaagtgttactgtgacactcggcaaagaggccaaaaTCTGCCTAGAATGCACAGAATTTTGCCACGtgtcctctttgccgagtgtatttcttctagcacttggcaaagaggcCTTTTTCCAagtgtaacacttggcaaagcgaCCATATATTGCCATTTTTTATGGTTCGGTCACGTATAACGTACCCCACTCAAATAAACATTAAGGCATCACACATAGTTCACAATAAGCATCACATATAGTTCATATAGATGTATCAACAACacataaatgcaaataaacttCAGAATCACAAGTAGGTTCATTCACAACcacaaatgcaaataaaattcACTGAGTGCAAGGGTGTCCACTGAGTAGTCACAAGTAGTCAGTGAGTAGTCACAAGTAATCCACAAATCCTAATGGAAATAAAATCACAAGTAGTCATTGAGGAGGCCACGGTATCCATTGTGACCACGCTGAGTCATGAGGCTCATTCGATGCTGCTGATTGATTCTCcacaaaggagaagagataaATCATTCTAGTTTCTAGATTCTAGTTTATTTCTAGTTTGTAAACTATAAATCATTctagtttctagtttatttctagTTTCTAGGCATCTTGGCATCTTTGTAAGATTGATTCTGCATAAACTAGAAACGGTGATTATAAGGTTGTGAAGTGACTCATAGGAGTAGTTGAaggaggttgaggaggagggaATGGGATTGGTGGCGGAGGTTGACCCATCCTCTCACAAACACCCTGCATATACTCAAACATCTGCTTCATCCTCTGCCGCTCTGCCTCCATCCTCGCCTCTAGCAACTCCCGtagcctcctttcttcttccacctgggcctacaatatttcatcccaatgttacAATGTAATGCAAAAGTATGTAAAAATCAATGAATGATGAATAAAACAGAAATAACCTGGAGTGCCACCATCTGGAGTCGTGTAGTGTCCGGCCATGGGCGTATAGCCAGCTTGGAACTCGTGCTCCTTCCTCGAAtttgggagagagtgggagtactggcTGTGTCGATTGTGCTGTCGCCAATCCAgtaccggccatgcttcttaCCTCCTCCCGCTCTCATGACGACTTCTCCATCAAGGTCCTGGGTGCTCAGATCGTACTCTGGGCCATGGTTGTCAGcataggaaggttgtcagcatagtattttgttgtgaagtttgacacctcctccagaatgtatgcctctgctatggatgcttcaattttgcatttatttttacatttagtttgaagaaccttttgacatctctcaattgaatagcaccaacaaCCCTGCATAGGCCCCCCATTCGTGCCTCATACGGGAGGTGCAAAATCAAATGCTGCAACGGATTGAAGAAGCTGagtggaaagatcttctccaacttacagagcaacacatgCGCCATTCTTTCCATGTTTGCAACCACGGTACGGGAtaactccttagcacaaagctgacggaagaaattgctcaactccacAAGCCCTATCCAGACATGCTCAGGTACATAGCCTTGGACCATCATTGGTAGTAGCCGCTCAAGCTATATGTGGTagtcatgactcttgagcctgTTGATTCACAAAGTAGttaagttcactcccctctttAGATTCGTTGgatacccatcagggaacattaacatttggaaccattctagtacttccctcctttgggccctcgttaGGACGAAATCAGCCTTAGGGTTTCTCCATGACTTGCCGCATTTGGGAAGcgccatgtctagctttggtctattgcataaccttgcttgatccactctagccttaacattatcctttgtcttatgaggaatgtccatgattgtaccaaaaattacCTCGGCGACATTCTTTTCaatgtgcattacatcaatgttatgtggaagaagaaggccatcaaaataggggaggttccacaagcatGACTTCTGAGTCCAGGCATGTTGCTCaccatatcccaaaaaaccatCTCCTTGTTCATTGACCttgagagcgtctaactgagcatgAACTGTGGCACCAATCATCATCTGGGGTGTAGGGTCTtcaactacgacatctttcgtaaagttcttgatgtcttgtctgaatggatggtcaagagggaggaattgtcgatgtttgttgAATGAAGAAAACTTGCCACCCTTTGTCAACCAAATGAACATCAGAGATGTCTTGCATattgggcatgggaacttcttGTGAACACACCAACCGCACAATATCCCATaagccggcaagtcatgcagggagtactggtaccaaacatgcattttgaagtttgtctttgtagctcggtcatatgtccataccccttcctcccaagcatgggccaaatcatcaatcagaggctccatgtacacactcatattattccctgggtgttcaggaattatcaacgacaagaatatgtTCTGTCGTTGAAATAGGAGTCCAGGGGGGGATTGAGGGGGATAATGAACATGGGCCAACAAGTGTATGGGGAAGCcaccattccataaggattgaacccatctgttgccagcACACCACAtacattacgagcctctagagctttctcaCGATGAATCATGTCAAACCTTGTCCAtgcttcaccatcggatggatgtaccagcttctcaggattgtaTCGATGTCCAtatttgtgccatgtcatctgtttcacAAATTCCTTAGTCAtataaagccgttggatcctcgatATGAATggaaggtaccgtaggatcttcaTGGGGATTGCGACTTGCCTCTTCTGACCATCActagagtctacctccaggaatCTAGAGGATttacacttcacacagtactttgaTTCCACAtgttctttcctaaataagatgcatcccttcgaaCAAGCATGTATTTGCtcatatggcatcttaagtgcacgaaggactTTATGTGCCTCATACAGGCTCTTTGGCAAAATGTGACCATCCGGGAGCAGGCTACCAAAAACTGTCAGCATAACATCGAAGGCTTCTTGACTCCAGCTAAATTGGGACTTTAcggccattaggcgtgcaatggcatccagttgaaaaatcttggtatgcccgtgaaggggttgctgtgcaaCAGACAACATatcgtaatacgcctttgcggttTCCTCTGGCTCGTCCTCCCTACGTCCTTCATCGAAGTGTGCTttatgatagtcatttaacatgtctcctaCCTTGGCATCAACATCATaatcctcgatgcgttgtctcacgACCTCGTCTCTCACACGATcggattcaccatggtagatccaccggGTATAGTAGGCCGTAAATTCATTCTTGCTAAGATGTTTACCCACGACCACCTTTATTTGTCAACGCGAGTTTGCACAAATGCTGCAGGGACACCAAGTGGCACGTGCTACTTTAACCCTTGCAAATGctagttccaagaaagcatcggtcttctcaatccattcatcggtcaacgaaCCCTTACTAGAGCAGCCTGTATACATCCACTCACGGTCATCCATCCTATAACATATTAgcaagtaatataaaaaatcaattgcatctacAGGTTCGTATACCGtctaataggtgaagataggtcctaatcccacccgaggatgtgtagatggtgttagtttccatgctctactcctATCCGAGATTGTTCATGTGCATTTTGTGTACAAGAGATTGCTTCTACTATTAATTTGTTATTGACTACTACTCTCATAGGTGGATGAAGTACTCAAGGTAATTAAGCAAAGCAGAAGCACCATGTAATTCAGCAAAATTGACTCCTACTCCAACCTGTCACGCAGGGGGCAGGGGGCGGCATAGGGTGTCCCGGGCTGAGGGCGATGCCAGGAGGCCGCGCAGCGAGAGCGCCGGGCGCTGGGAGTGGGGTGTCGGGAGCCACGTGCTAGGGGCCGGGAGGCCGGCTGCCGGGGGTCACGCTGCGGGGGTGGGAGGGCAGGCGCCGAGTGCTCGGCGCTAGGGGCAGGGGCCGGCGGCTCGAGCGTGGGTGCGGGGCCGGCGTCAGGAGGCCGGCAGCTCgggtgcgggcgcggcggcgggaggacggTGGCGGGGCGCGGGAGGCCAGCGGCGTGGCGTGTGTGCGTGTGAGTTTGGGTGCCTGCGTGTGTGCGAGTGAGGGAGCGGTGTTACTAGTTATGAAGCACGTTTGCTGAGTATCCTAGATCTAGCACTCAGCAAAGCTGGGTATGCCGAGTACCCCAGATCTAGCACTCAGGAAAGTCGGGTATGCCAAGTGCCAGatcgggacactcggcaaaagtcattcttttttaattttccttcttttccttcttttccataacgtgtttttctaaatttgttCCGATGTACTTGGAAAATACCTtctcaaattcactcaacaatgtaTATTTGATATTTCTACTAacattattccattattttatgcagttatagctcaaattcaatttatatgaattagaaatctataattgcacttaatatattaaaattatcaaacggttccaaaaaattaccaaaatttcacatggtacaatctatgttctctattgcctatacaacaTTGTTTGgagtcaaaccccaattcgaccgtcactttgactccaattCTTACCGAATACATCTCAACGCTACGATTTTTCTtcggagatgcttcggtttgtaaataTCGTACGTGACAAATTATGCGAaattttctcaattttttaccacagcctccacgtatgatatcatcacatcatgacaaatctcattattttttgttcttcttagaatttaaaaaccattcggcctcacgttcgtggtcgtgtttcctgaacaagatgttcgaaatttcttttcatttcctggataaggcctcacactggactcaataacatgaatatcatttttctactcattttattctctTATTTGAATCATTTGcaattcaaatttgacttataccaaaaaattccttgaaatgcaataaattaattaaatatagcaaacagatgcagaaatataccaaatttgtacatggagtaccacatgttgtatgtggagaggagaaaggaggaaaaaaacttatttgtttgccgagtgccaggaaacacactcggcaaacttacctatttgccgagtgccaagggaaaacactcggcaattgccgagtgtcaagaggaaacacttggcaaacttatttctttgccgagtgccactcatggacactcggcaaagtgctaACGGCCGGCACACCCCCTGACGGATGTCGACGTGGCggtcttttgccgagtgcatattctttgccgagtgttttgttctggtttgccgagtgtttgtttCGCTGCACTCGACAAAGAgtttgtttgctgagtgccattattatgccgagtgtttctcttgcaacactcggcaaagagattGTTTGCCGAGCGTCCGAaggattgcactcggcaaacaccctagcactcggcaaacctagtGTTTCCAGTAGTGGATGTCATGACTGCCGAGTTTGATGCCGAGTCTGATCAGATCCACAGCACACTCTGCCATTCCACCACACACTACCGTGTCAACAGTGTCGCTGTGCTTTCTACTTTACTCCTTTCTACATGTGTTTCACGTGCATGAGATCGTATGCGCGGCTACAGAATGCTGGTGCTTTTTAGGCCACAGCCCATCGAGCGTTCGAACACCATCAATAGCCCATCTCGGTCTAGGCCATTCGAGTAGCATCGCAGCTTGGCCATGCCACAAAGAGCTCACCGATCAGTTCTCCATCGCTCCCATCCTGCAAAATTGAAACATGGCAATGGAGCTAGCGGcagcggcctcgccggcgcttGAAGCTCCcttgccctcctcctccactgtcCTCCAAGTGTTACTGCTCATGGTGATGCTCGTGTACCTCGTCCAAACCCTCATGCCGCGGCGGAAGAGCACGTGCACCGCGCCGCTCCCGCCAGGGCCGACGCCATGGCCCGTCGTCGGCAACCTGCCGGAGATGCTGCTCAGCGACAAACCGGCGTTCAGGTGGATCCACCTCATTATGATCAAAATGGGCACCGACATCGCCTGCGTCAAGCTAGGCGGCGTCCACGTGATCCCGATCACCTGCCCCATGATCGCACGCGAGGTGCTCAAGAAGCAGGACGCCAACTTCTCCAGCCGGCCGCTGACCTTGGCCTCCAAGACATTCAGCAGAGGCTACATGGACGCCGTGATGTCCCCCTACGGCGACCAGTGGAGGAAGATGCGCCGCGTGCTAGCCTCCGAGGTCGTTTGTCCTTCCCGCCACAGGTGGCTCCACGACAagcgcgccgccgaggccgatAACCTCACCCTCTTCGTCTACAACCTCGCCGGCGGAGcggggtccggcggcggcgccgtcgacgtcAGGCACGTCGCGCGCCACTATTGTGGGAACGTCGTCCGCCGCCTCGTCTTCAATAGGCGCTATTTCGGCGAGCCGCGGCCCGACGGCGGCCCAGGCCCGCTGGAGGTGCAGCACGTGGATGCGGTGTTCACCTCCCTAGGGCTCCTCTACTCCTTCTCCGTCTCCGACTACCTCCCCTGGCTGCTGGGCCTCGACCTCGACGGCCACGAGAAGATGGTCAGGGAGGCCCAGGAGACGGTGAGCAGGCTGCACGACACGTTGATCAACGAGCGGTGGCGGCAGTGGAAGAGCGGCGAGAGGCAGGAGCTCGAGGACCTCCTCGACGTGCTCATCACGCTCAAGGATGCCGAGGGCAAACGATCCGTGCTCACCGTCGATGAGGTCAGAGCTCAGTTGCAGGACATCACGTTCGCGGCCATGGACAACCCGTCGAACGCGGTGGAGTGGGCGATGGCCGAGATGGTGAACGCTCCGGAGACGATGAggaaggcggtggcggagctcgacgccgtcgtcggccGGGACCGACTGGTGCAGGAGTCCGACATCCCGCGGCTCAACTACCTCAAGGCCTGCATCCGCGAAGCGTTCCGCCTGCACCCCGTGGCGCCGTTCAACGTCCCCCATGTCGCGCTCGCCGACGCCACCGTCGCCGGCTACCACGTCCCCAAGGACAGCCACGTCATCCTCAGTCGCATCGGCCTCGGCCGCAATCCTGCCGTCTGGGACGATCCGCTCCGCTTCGACCCTGACCGACACCTCGACGCCAATCCCGAGGCAGATGTCACGCTCGCCGAGAACGACCTGCGGTTCATCTCTTTCAGCACCGGTCGCCGCGGCTGCATTGCCGCTTCACTCGGCACCGCCATGAGTGTCATGCTCTTTGGCAGGCTCTTGCAGGGGTTCGCCTGGAGCAAGCCGGCCGGGATGGCGGCCATCGACCTCAGCGAGTCAAGGCACGACATGTTCATGGCCAAGCCGCTGGTGCTGAACGCCGAGCCACGGCTGCCGGCGAACCTCTACTCGGCTATCTCTCTGTAATTCGTCCCTAGTTGCGGTTGAACATGTGGAAAATTACGCATCATAAATTTTTTGTTACGGATAAAGCCAAATCAACGATAGGGTTAGTCCATGTTTAGACTTAGATATAAAGTATTTTTTGAGATTATTAGATGAACAATACGATTTTGTAAAATACGTTGGTTTTAGAAAGCTAAGAGTGTCTAGATGCCACAATTTCTGTGGTTTTTAAAAACCATAATATTGCTAACTAAAACTGAAACACCATATTTTTTAGAACCATGGTTTTACACGTCTATACTATAATATCCGTTGGAAACGCCTAGCACCTGATGCTCCAATAGTGCACCGGAACATTATGGAATAATATCCGCAACattgaaataaacttttgcaacaGTAAAAATAGGTGCACCATAATTATTCAATTCATTGACTACGAGATGTACTAGAATTGTTGATACTTTAGTTGATAGCTAGGGACCGACGAGCATCTTACTTTTGAACCATGGTTTTAGTCGTGTTTGGCTACGGGTTATTTTCAGTTTGAGTGAAATACGTAGCAGGAGTACCATTCAGGTCCCGAACACCTAAAATCAGCATGCTAATCGGTTTAGGTGAGATCCAAATTTTCATAACTCGCGTTAAACTGTACAGTGACATGCTGATTGTGTGTTGACATAGACATGCTACCGCTGTCCACCCTCGCGCGGGGCCGGCGCCGTCCACTGCACCCGAGGTGTTGGCCCATGGCTAGCCGTCCACCCTTGCACCGGGCCGATGCACCCGCGCATGgctgtggccgccgccgtccacctccACGCTAGGCCGTCACTGTTACCTGCAcacggccgcggccgcatcATATCgatggctgctgctgcatgAGAGAGCCATGTGTAGCAAAATGGGTAGGCTACTCTACCATATAACAATTACATCTACCGCATCATCCTGAAGACTTGCGAGTAAAGGAGTCATGAATCATTACCACTAGACGTGTAGCGCAGCGGAAAAGTAGTTGGAGCAGCCGGTCCAACGTAGATGCGTGTCGGTGTAGAGGAAATAGTCGATCATGAttgcctcctcctcgtcctcaccCCAGCAGCCGCCTCGTGTCGTCGTAGCCGATCAacacagcagcaacagcagtgGTGCCTCTACGGAGTCCACACATACGGGGAAGCAATGCCGTGTTTGCGGTGTGTGCGGTGTGCTAGCACCGCACGCACGGCAGGGGTCTCGGGGTCAGGCCGAGAGGAAGTAACGGCTAGGGTTGCGGCATGGCGCAGATAGCGTGCCCCTAATCccacccctcatatttatagagcaCACTAATAGGTTTTGAAGGCCCATTAGTTACCCTAATCCATCATGTATCAATTATCTTGTGGGCCTTTAATCCAAATTGTTATGATTGCCTCTTGGGCACATCACCAACACCATGTAGGAAGAAAATGAGATGATGAGAGGTCCCACCCAGCTTTACATCAATAGACACGTTGACGTTTAACCTAAGCAACCGTGATTTGGACCTCACGTGAACTGATTAGTAAATTTAATGACTCCAATATGAATTTTCAGAGTTATGGACCTGGATGGCATTCGCTACCAAAAGTTCACCTGGATGGCATTCGCTACCGAAAGTTCATATACCACCAGTGTATTTAGGGCTCACGGTTTTCAGACggactgcctccacccatttggtgaaataatcagtagctactaatataaatttgtgccccttgctcaatgaaggataaatctgtccgatgaggtcgaCCCCCGAAACCTCTAAATGGCCACGGCTTAATttttgggttcatagccgaagcTGGTGCTCGTTGCACATCGCCGAATCTCTGACAATCCTGATATCCCTTATAATActtaaagcaatcttcgagtatcgtcggccagtaataaccattgtttctaatcatccacttcatcttgtaggccgattgatgggccccacataTACCTTTGTGAATCTCTCCCATCAGAATCTTTGCTTCTTCTACTTCAAGGCACTTGAGCAATACTCCATCAATCATCCAGTAAAACAGATCgtcttcaagcagtacgtaCTTCGTAGCCTGAAGACGTATTCGTCGAtcgactttcttggatggatttttaaataatcggcgatctccttcctCCAATCATCGGCCGCAAGCTCCAGGGCCATAGCACCTTGAATCGGTCGATATCCGGAAGCATGCTAGGCAAGCCTATTAGCTTCTTCATTGTAATCCCTGGGAATATGGTCAATAACCGCAGACTTGAACTCCTTCAGTAGCTGGAGGCAGTCTTCATAATAGATCCTCAAGatgtcatccttgcattcagattTCCCAGTCAATTGGTCCACagtaagcatggaatccccaaaaatttccactgcGTTGGCTTTGACCTCTCTTAACAATTGGATGCCTTTTAGAATGGCCCGATATtccgcttgattattagtggcaGATGCCTCactcggcagagagaaatcataacttgccccccgaggagatatgaggatgatgtcgATTCCTGACACGACTCCACACGAAGACCCATCGAAGTATAGTGTCCACGGAGCTAGCTCAACAACGGCAATTTCCGGCCCACAATGCTGTACTACAAAATCGGCCATTACCTGACCTTTGATAGCCTTAGTcgattcgtacctcaggtcGAATTCCGAGAGGGCCAggatccattttccaattcttccttttaGGATCGGCAGCGATAACATATATTTGATGatgtcatccttgcatacgactacgcatTCTGCcaataacaggtagtgcctgagcttggtacaaGGAAAATATAAGCAAAGCACAGCTG
Above is a genomic segment from Setaria viridis chromosome 4, Setaria_viridis_v4.0, whole genome shotgun sequence containing:
- the LOC117851946 gene encoding tyrosine N-monooxygenase: MAMELAAAASPALEAPLPSSSTVLQVLLLMVMLVYLVQTLMPRRKSTCTAPLPPGPTPWPVVGNLPEMLLSDKPAFRWIHLIMIKMGTDIACVKLGGVHVIPITCPMIAREVLKKQDANFSSRPLTLASKTFSRGYMDAVMSPYGDQWRKMRRVLASEVVCPSRHRWLHDKRAAEADNLTLFVYNLAGGAGSGGGAVDVRHVARHYCGNVVRRLVFNRRYFGEPRPDGGPGPLEVQHVDAVFTSLGLLYSFSVSDYLPWLLGLDLDGHEKMVREAQETVSRLHDTLINERWRQWKSGERQELEDLLDVLITLKDAEGKRSVLTVDEVRAQLQDITFAAMDNPSNAVEWAMAEMVNAPETMRKAVAELDAVVGRDRLVQESDIPRLNYLKACIREAFRLHPVAPFNVPHVALADATVAGYHVPKDSHVILSRIGLGRNPAVWDDPLRFDPDRHLDANPEADVTLAENDLRFISFSTGRRGCIAASLGTAMSVMLFGRLLQGFAWSKPAGMAAIDLSESRHDMFMAKPLVLNAEPRLPANLYSAISL